In the genome of Triticum urartu cultivar G1812 chromosome 5, Tu2.1, whole genome shotgun sequence, one region contains:
- the LOC125556131 gene encoding uncharacterized protein LOC125556131 — MGSSASLCLVITLLAFYFLVPSNAIPLSRVQRLVPLQHASEQVPWIEENTPKPKMDMGRVILEDDAVNVSARMALETQDYAPSGPNNHHKPPGWN, encoded by the exons ATGGGGAGCTCAGCATCCCTCTGTCTAGTTATCACCTTGTTGGCATTCTACTTCTTGGTTCCCTCCAACGCTATACCCCTCTCAA GAGTGCAGAGACTGGTGCCCTTGCAACATGCCAGTGAGCAGGTGCCATGGATCGAAGAAAACACTCCTAAGCCAAAG ATGGACATGGGTAGAGTGATCCTAGAAGATGACGCGGTGAATGTCAGTGCAAGGATGGCTCTGGAGACGCAGGACTACGCGCCCTCGGGCCCGAACAACCACCACAAGCCACCGGGTTGGAACTGA